One segment of Brassica napus cultivar Da-Ae chromosome C3, Da-Ae, whole genome shotgun sequence DNA contains the following:
- the LOC106425048 gene encoding glutathione S-transferase T3-like, producing MDSNSYTPTSNFVDLLQSQQHTVFGYVQDSVELCSSQVPLFFTQPTKASIPSQDTPAERIQRRKWTPIDDVVLISAWLNTSKDPFVGNEQRAGAFWKRIAAYFAASPKVAACEQREASHCSAKRRKCDDSAQSSTSHATETTTGENEEGTIRPPGVKASKGHGKKKMA from the exons ATGGATTCCAATTCATATACTCCGACGTCAAACTTTGTTGACCTTCTTCAAAGTCAGCAACACACTGTCTTTGGTTATGTTCAAGACAGTGTCGAGCTCTGTTCCTCACAAGTCCCTCTGTTTTTCACTCAACCCACGAAAGCTTCAATTCCAAGTCAAGACACTCCTGCAGAGCGTATTCAAAGGAGGAAGTGGACGCCTATTGATGATGTTGTCCTCATCAGCGCCTGGCTAAACACAAGTAAAGACCCTTTTGTTGGGAATGAGCAAAGAGCTGGTGCTTTCTGGAAAAGAATAGCTGCGTACTTTGCGGCAAGTCCCAAGGTGGCAGCTTGTGAACAGAGAGAGGCTAGTCATT GTAGTGCTAAAAGGAGAAAGTGTGATGACAGTGCACAATCTTCAACCTCTCACGCAACCGAAACCACCACTGGTGAGAACGAGGAAGGAACCATTCGTCCACCGGGTGTCAAGGCCTCAAAGGGCCATGGTAAGAAGAAGATGGCATGA